One segment of Nyctibius grandis isolate bNycGra1 chromosome 11, bNycGra1.pri, whole genome shotgun sequence DNA contains the following:
- the STAC3 gene encoding SH3 and cysteine-rich domain-containing protein 3 isoform X2, with protein MTEKEVPEPPASPASGGKPKSRQLQKLKQLFQRKPKEEMTPEPQPNGELVSPSGGPIYYIYEEEEEEEEEEEPEPPPEPQKLVNDKPHKFKDHYFKKPKFCDVCARMIVLNNKFGLRCKNCKTNIHHHCQSYVEMQRCFGKIPPGFRRAYSSPLYSDQQYACVKELLSAANRSDPVFETLRTGVIMANKERKKGQDDKKNPLAAMMDEEPEATKPEEGKTEGGTSEGDKKTEKSPTDDKNKKPQPGIRGGYLQSHYFVALYRFKALEKDDLDFPPGEKITVVDDSNEEWWRGKIGEKIGYFPPNFIIRVRAGERVHKVTRSFVGNREIGQITLKKDQIVVQKGEEVNGYVKVYTGRKVGLFPVDFLQEI; from the exons ATGACAGAGAAGGAAGTGCCAGAGCCGCCAGCGTCACCTGCTTCAGGTGGGAAACCCAAGAGCCGG cagctaCAGAAGCTGAAGCAACTTTTCCAGCGAAAGCCCAAGGAGGAGATGACGCCAGAGCCACAGCCCAATGGGGAGCTGGTCAGCCCCTCAGGGGGACCCATCTACTACATctatgaggaggaggaagaggaggaagaagaggaggagccTGAGCCCCCGCCAGAGCCCCAGAAACTTGTCAATGACAAACCCCACAAGTTCAAAGATCATTACTTCAAAAAGCCCAAGTTCTGTGATGTTTGTGCCCGCATGATTGTCC TCAACAACAAATTTGGCCTGAGGTGCAAGAACTGCAAAACCAACATCCACCACCACTGCCAGTCCTACGTGGAGATGCAGCGCTGCTTCGGCAAAATC cCCCCAGGGTTTCGCCGGGCGTACAGCTCACCCCTCTACAGTGACCAGCAATACGCCTGTGTCAAGGAGCTGCTCT CGGCAGCCAACAGGAGCGACCCCGTGTTCGAGACCCTGCGGACGGGCGTCATTATGGCCAACAAGGAGCGCAAGAAAGGGCAGGATGACAAGAAAAAC CCTTTGGCTGCTATGATGGATGAGGAACCAGAGGCCACGAAGCCAGAAGAGGGCAAAACCGAGGGCG GCACCTCTGAAGGGGACAAGAAGACTGAGAAGAGCCCAACAGATGACAAG aacAAGAAGCCACAGCCAGGGATTCGTGGTGGCTATCTGCAGTCTCACTATTTTGTGGCACTTTATCGCTTCAAAGCCCTGGAGAAAGATGACCTGGATTTCCC GCCAGGGGAGAAGATCACGGTGGTCGATGACTCTAATGAGGAGTGGTGGCGG GGGAagattggtgaaaaaattgGCTACTTCCCTCCAAACTTCATCATCCGGGTGCGGGCAGGTGAGCGAGTGCACAAGGTGACACGCTCTTTCGTGGGCAACCGGGAGATCGGGCAGATCACGCTCAAGAAGGATCAG ATCGTGGTGCAGAAGGGTGAGGAGGTGAATGGTTACGTGAAAGTCTACACTGGTCGCAAAGTGGGGCTCTTCCCCGTGGACTTCCTGCAGGAGATCTGA
- the STAC3 gene encoding SH3 and cysteine-rich domain-containing protein 3 isoform X1 produces MTEKEVPEPPASPASGGKPKSRQLQKLKQLFQRKPKEEMTPEPQPNGELVSPSGGPIYYIYEEEEEEEEEEEPEPPPEPQKLVNDKPHKFKDHYFKKPKFCDVCARMIVLNNKFGLRCKNCKTNIHHHCQSYVEMQRCFGKIPPGFRRAYSSPLYSDQQYACVKELLSAANRSDPVFETLRTGVIMANKERKKGQDDKKNLSALQPLAAMMDEEPEATKPEEGKTEGGTSEGDKKTEKSPTDDKNKKPQPGIRGGYLQSHYFVALYRFKALEKDDLDFPPGEKITVVDDSNEEWWRGKIGEKIGYFPPNFIIRVRAGERVHKVTRSFVGNREIGQITLKKDQIVVQKGEEVNGYVKVYTGRKVGLFPVDFLQEI; encoded by the exons ATGACAGAGAAGGAAGTGCCAGAGCCGCCAGCGTCACCTGCTTCAGGTGGGAAACCCAAGAGCCGG cagctaCAGAAGCTGAAGCAACTTTTCCAGCGAAAGCCCAAGGAGGAGATGACGCCAGAGCCACAGCCCAATGGGGAGCTGGTCAGCCCCTCAGGGGGACCCATCTACTACATctatgaggaggaggaagaggaggaagaagaggaggagccTGAGCCCCCGCCAGAGCCCCAGAAACTTGTCAATGACAAACCCCACAAGTTCAAAGATCATTACTTCAAAAAGCCCAAGTTCTGTGATGTTTGTGCCCGCATGATTGTCC TCAACAACAAATTTGGCCTGAGGTGCAAGAACTGCAAAACCAACATCCACCACCACTGCCAGTCCTACGTGGAGATGCAGCGCTGCTTCGGCAAAATC cCCCCAGGGTTTCGCCGGGCGTACAGCTCACCCCTCTACAGTGACCAGCAATACGCCTGTGTCAAGGAGCTGCTCT CGGCAGCCAACAGGAGCGACCCCGTGTTCGAGACCCTGCGGACGGGCGTCATTATGGCCAACAAGGAGCGCAAGAAAGGGCAGGATGACAAGAAAAAC CTCTCTGCCTTGCAGCCTTTGGCTGCTATGATGGATGAGGAACCAGAGGCCACGAAGCCAGAAGAGGGCAAAACCGAGGGCG GCACCTCTGAAGGGGACAAGAAGACTGAGAAGAGCCCAACAGATGACAAG aacAAGAAGCCACAGCCAGGGATTCGTGGTGGCTATCTGCAGTCTCACTATTTTGTGGCACTTTATCGCTTCAAAGCCCTGGAGAAAGATGACCTGGATTTCCC GCCAGGGGAGAAGATCACGGTGGTCGATGACTCTAATGAGGAGTGGTGGCGG GGGAagattggtgaaaaaattgGCTACTTCCCTCCAAACTTCATCATCCGGGTGCGGGCAGGTGAGCGAGTGCACAAGGTGACACGCTCTTTCGTGGGCAACCGGGAGATCGGGCAGATCACGCTCAAGAAGGATCAG ATCGTGGTGCAGAAGGGTGAGGAGGTGAATGGTTACGTGAAAGTCTACACTGGTCGCAAAGTGGGGCTCTTCCCCGTGGACTTCCTGCAGGAGATCTGA
- the STAC3 gene encoding SH3 and cysteine-rich domain-containing protein 3 isoform X3 — protein sequence MTEKEVPEPPASPASGGKPKSRLQKLKQLFQRKPKEEMTPEPQPNGELVSPSGGPIYYIYEEEEEEEEEEEPEPPPEPQKLVNDKPHKFKDHYFKKPKFCDVCARMIVLNNKFGLRCKNCKTNIHHHCQSYVEMQRCFGKIPPGFRRAYSSPLYSDQQYACVKELLSAANRSDPVFETLRTGVIMANKERKKGQDDKKNPLAAMMDEEPEATKPEEGKTEGGTSEGDKKTEKSPTDDKNKKPQPGIRGGYLQSHYFVALYRFKALEKDDLDFPPGEKITVVDDSNEEWWRGKIGEKIGYFPPNFIIRVRAGERVHKVTRSFVGNREIGQITLKKDQIVVQKGEEVNGYVKVYTGRKVGLFPVDFLQEI from the exons ATGACAGAGAAGGAAGTGCCAGAGCCGCCAGCGTCACCTGCTTCAGGTGGGAAACCCAAGAGCCGG ctaCAGAAGCTGAAGCAACTTTTCCAGCGAAAGCCCAAGGAGGAGATGACGCCAGAGCCACAGCCCAATGGGGAGCTGGTCAGCCCCTCAGGGGGACCCATCTACTACATctatgaggaggaggaagaggaggaagaagaggaggagccTGAGCCCCCGCCAGAGCCCCAGAAACTTGTCAATGACAAACCCCACAAGTTCAAAGATCATTACTTCAAAAAGCCCAAGTTCTGTGATGTTTGTGCCCGCATGATTGTCC TCAACAACAAATTTGGCCTGAGGTGCAAGAACTGCAAAACCAACATCCACCACCACTGCCAGTCCTACGTGGAGATGCAGCGCTGCTTCGGCAAAATC cCCCCAGGGTTTCGCCGGGCGTACAGCTCACCCCTCTACAGTGACCAGCAATACGCCTGTGTCAAGGAGCTGCTCT CGGCAGCCAACAGGAGCGACCCCGTGTTCGAGACCCTGCGGACGGGCGTCATTATGGCCAACAAGGAGCGCAAGAAAGGGCAGGATGACAAGAAAAAC CCTTTGGCTGCTATGATGGATGAGGAACCAGAGGCCACGAAGCCAGAAGAGGGCAAAACCGAGGGCG GCACCTCTGAAGGGGACAAGAAGACTGAGAAGAGCCCAACAGATGACAAG aacAAGAAGCCACAGCCAGGGATTCGTGGTGGCTATCTGCAGTCTCACTATTTTGTGGCACTTTATCGCTTCAAAGCCCTGGAGAAAGATGACCTGGATTTCCC GCCAGGGGAGAAGATCACGGTGGTCGATGACTCTAATGAGGAGTGGTGGCGG GGGAagattggtgaaaaaattgGCTACTTCCCTCCAAACTTCATCATCCGGGTGCGGGCAGGTGAGCGAGTGCACAAGGTGACACGCTCTTTCGTGGGCAACCGGGAGATCGGGCAGATCACGCTCAAGAAGGATCAG ATCGTGGTGCAGAAGGGTGAGGAGGTGAATGGTTACGTGAAAGTCTACACTGGTCGCAAAGTGGGGCTCTTCCCCGTGGACTTCCTGCAGGAGATCTGA